The DNA region TCTGATCTGTTTAGGAACTTCTGAAGGAGGATTTCGATCAATAACACGCAGAGAATGTTCTTTAGCTATTAAAGCTTCAATTAAATATTGACTAGCTAGTTCAGGCATCATATTTTTACCACATGTAAAAATGTCGACTGCAGAATAATTAGACTCGGGCCAAGTGTGTATTGAAATATGAGATTCTGCCAGCAATGCAATTGCCGTAACTCCCTGAGGCTCAAATTTATTACTTATCAAATTCAAAACTGTTGCATTTGCCAATTTAGCAGCTCTATTTAAAATACAGCGCAAAAAGGATTCA from Prochlorococcus marinus XMU1410 includes:
- the speD gene encoding adenosylmethionine decarboxylase; this translates as MEIYKKSQFLSSLSDEQELSHQSKHLLLELYRCDREKLNDESFLRCILNRAAKLANATVLNLISNKFEPQGVTAIALLAESHISIHTWPESNYSAVDIFTCGKNMMPELASQYLIEALIAKEHSLRVIDRNPPSEVPKQIRTIV